The window ccccacccttttcttcctatctctcaaatcaatgaaaaagattttttaggattactaaaaataaatcttattaataacaagaataatcatattacctaaaaaaataaatgaatgagtggaaACAGGTGGCCTATACGGTTGGGGAGAAGGTCAAGTGGTTCAACTGACCTGGCCAGCAATTGACTTAAAATGAACAGTTTGCAGAGCAATTTCTAGAAATGTGTCCTATAGACCTATTCATACATGTAATTTCAGATGGATTTTCCACATTCCTCAAAATAACATTGCTCTCTCGCTTTAGGGTTTGGCCCCACAGTACTTCAACTACtatagttttattgcttttttgcaAGTTTGTATtcaattatattatttcattaattgaATTAGCAAGTTTTGCATTTCACTTattctcaaatttatattttctagttttaatctccatattgtttaattttaaagcatCTTAAGAGAACGCatgttcaaatttattttgtCCTCCCTACCCTACATTATAGTCAATGTGAGACAtagcattcagtaaatatttttaaatgttatatgtgATTGTTCCCTTGGCATTTAAatattaccttaaaaaaatatacatccttggccctggccggttggctcagcggtagagcgtcggcctagcatgtggaggacccgggttcgattcccggccagggcacacaggagaagcgcccatttgcttctccacccctcagccgcgctttcctctctgtctctctcttcccctcccgcagccaaggctccattggagcaaagatggcccgggcgctggggatggctctgtggcctctgcctcaggcgctagactggctctggtcgcaacatggcgacgcccaggatgggcagagcatccgccccctggtgggcagagcgttgccccatggtgggcgtgccgggtggatcccggtcggtcgcatgcgggagtctgtctgactgtctctccctgtttccagcttcagaaaaatgaaaaaaaatatatatatatacatccttGTCATTTATGATCGGACTCCTacattatattttctctatttagGGATGTGCAGATGGTATAAAATCCACTTTTCGGAATAAATTCACATTTTGCATAGCTGAAATTTCCCATTCAAGGGAATTCTAAAAAATTGAGAATTGATTTATCCAAAATTCTGATAGTAAGCAAGACACATTTAAATTAGCTAACAGCTTCCTCCCTACATCtccatatagaaaaacaaaaaggaaaaaacctaGGCCCTTTAAAACTGTGTATCTCAGTAACAAGGACATAAGAAAAGTTGATTCTGATTAAAGAAGAGACATAGTAGAACATAGTAATATCAACCAATTTTATCCAGTGTAAGAAAAATTGTAAGCTTTATTTTGATAAACATTTCAGATTCCCTTATATCACAGCATACCAATAGGCAAAATGTATATCAACTGGTTTTATACTACATGTCAAGTCCCCAATTCCCAATCCCAGGTAAGCAAGTTGCAAAATACAAATGCTGATCATTTAACTATAGGtagtattttaaacaaaaataagtgaGTTTTCAGCACTTATGTGACATGAGGCTTTAATCAAAAAGACTTAATTCCACAGGTTGTCTTTTTTTCAACAGCCAAGAGTTCAGTCAAGTCTGATTCCAAACTCAAGGATGAGAGTGTTATGTTTGAGGCCAGAAAATATGGCAATAAACCTTTAAGTGGTATATTACAATATGTGCTACATTCTGGACAATCACTAAGTGCATTCAAGTTTTAGCTTGCTTTGGAAGTCTAATGAAACAATTAGAGAAAAGAGCTCTGACCCCACTTTGAGGAATGGCAATGTAATTGCTCTGTCCTGGCACAAAGGTACACTCTTAGCTTTGGTGGTCTTTAACCAACCTCCTACACTAACTAGTTCACCAAAGGCAAACTTCCTTCAGCTAAAGCTTTGATTAAGAAACACACAAATTTTAACAGAAGAAAATTCTGTACTTCCAGTTTTAAAAAGCAGACAGTTCTATGAAGAAACAACCATTTAAATATCTGAGTGTACATATTTAAGTTTTTACAGTTTCATACCTTAAAAGTTGTTTTGATTTCAGAAAGATCATTTCATGAACCTAGCATCAAATATTTACACAATGTGTTTCATACAAAATCattttagaggccctggccagttggctcagcggtagattgtcggcctggtgtgcgggggacccgggtttgattcccggccagggcacataggagaagcgcccatttgcttctctatgcccccccttcctctctgtctctctcttcccctcccacagccaaggctcaattggagcaaagatggcccgggcgctggggatggctccttggcctctgccccaggcgctagagtggctctggtcgcggcaaagcgacgaccggaggggcagagcatcgcctcctggtgggcagagcgcccctggtgggcgtgccgggtggatcctggtcgggcgcatgcaggagtctgtctgactgtctctccccgtttccagcttcagaaaaatacaaaaaaaaacaaaaatcattttagaaGCTGTAAGTGGCACAAAATAATCCCAAAATTCTTATCAAATTCAAGTTTCCAgtgataataaaaaagacaaattatctCTTTGTTCAGTTGAGATATTCAGTATGGTTACTACCTAGAATATCAAGTTATGTAAAAATTAGTCAAAGAAAATCTGTAACATTGATACTTTTCAACCTTTTAAATAGGCATagctaaaaatcaaataaatggtTCCTCTGGCATGAGTGAAATTGAGGGTCTTTACCACCCTACACCAGTATTTGGAAGCTATCTGAGGTTTTACATAATTTCCACAGTCTTAATACTACTATTTTCATTCAGATAAAAGAAATGACCTTTTGAAGTAATTGGTACCAGAAATGGCACTATCAACAAGAAATACAACTATAAGCTAGGGGGAAAATAGACCTTGGCTGGCACAATTTCTCTCACAGTATGAGGAATGTTATATAATCAATATACAATAGAAGTGATAGATTAGAAACCTTGGGAAAATCAActtcctttagttctttttttgtcttaCTAAACAATCTGAAATAAGCATTatgcttactttaaaaaatgaagtaaaataaaagataaaacaagaaAAGTGCAGCCTGGAGTTACCAAaagttctttttctccctttgcttTGGGTACATTGTCTCATGTTTCTGTTCTCCACTTGGttaccaaaaaaagtaaaaacaattttcTGCTCAAAGTACTTATACATATAACTTCTTCTAATTTCCCATCCAGCAGACACTGAAATCTAAATAACGATTtcaatgaaaatttttctctcatttgcatGAAGTTCGAGCCACTatagaaggtgggaggagcagctaAAAACCACTggtgctaggccctggccggttggctcagtggtacagcgttggcctggcatacaggagtccagggttcaattcctggccagggcacacaggagaagcgctcatctgcttctccactcttccccctctccttcctctctgtctctctcttcctctcccacagccaaggctccattggagcaaagttggaccaggcgccgaggatggctctgtggcctctgcctcaggtgctagaatggctctggttgcgacagaacaacgccccagatgggcagagtatcgccccctggtgggcttgccaggtggatcccggtcaggtgcatgcgggagtctgtcagactgcctccccgtttccaacttcagaaaaatacaaaaaacaaacaaacaaacaaaaacacccccaaaaaacCCACTGGTGCTGCCAGACTTCTCaatgtcttgttttttattatttatttatttaaatgataaaaacaaaggaTCTAACTGGAAACTTACACagttcagaactatgttgaaaaatatttatcatagTCCTTAAGATTTTCAAGTGAATGCTCCCAAGTTAAATACTATAAATCTGCTAAGTACTAGCTGAAAGTAATTAGCTATTCAAATCACATTGGAAATGTCTGCTGAACTATTTTATGAAAGCTTCCTCTTGTATTCTACCAGGATCAGAGTATTTGAGTGCCCAAACGAGCTACTTTCAGGAAGGACTTCTCTTGAATAAAATTGACCCTGAACCCAATTTTCTCaacctcctcctttctttctccctaatTAGACAATCATATTTTAAGATGTGGAAGTACATGATGCAGGGTGTTTTATATGATACAGTGTGACAATATACTCATGAGCTAGTCAGCATAATTTAAAAGGAAagcacattatatattttattaattgcaatgtttttgttatttggacttaatttaacttttttctttctccttttggtTTTCTATCTGAGAGGGCATCTTTTATTGTTAAGCTGTTTTTCAGACTACAGAAAAAATACTAATGtaacttaatataaataatatagaagcaatatatatgtacacatataaacAGATCTAAACATCAGACCACTGAAGTTGTACTCTCAGGGTTCACACGAATAAGTCTAGATGCATTCCTCAGGTCTTGGAGTTGCTTGGCAGGTTTCCCTACACCTTCTTCAAATCTTTTCTCCACCACAGGGAGGACTGTTTCATACAGAAAGGAAGCATTCTGTCGGATGAATGCCTTCTTCTCTGGATCCTGCTCACACCGAAGACTATAATCCACATGCTGAACAGCAACCAAAATGATTTCCATCAGACTCTCCAAAAGTACCATGTGCAGTTCTGGGAAATACAGCTTCAGTGCCTCTTCCAAGAAGCCCATGGTCTGTTTGGTAAACGCTACCACTGTATAACTTAGGTTCACCCAGCAGTCATCTCCTGTGTACTGCTCAAAGTTACTCACCCCACAACTCTTCATCTCCTCTTTGAGTTTCCCAAGGGCCTCTGGAGTCATCAAGTTCATCTTTCTCCACATCTCCTCGGAGTTTCGGTGCTTAGTGGCTTCAATTATGATTTCTTTGTAACTGTGCAAGGCGCCCTGGATGTCTTTCACCAGAAGGGCATGGATGATGAAGGTGAGGTCTAGTCCGATGTCACCTAGTTGCTGACAATGCTCCTTCGCCACTTTGACACACTCAGCTGCTGTAGAGAGGCTCTCCTTACTATCAAACACCTGCTTGCTAAATGCATCCACAAACATGCCCATGGCAGATCTTGCCCAGACCACAAAGGCAGAGTAGCAGCCACTGTCAGTGCCTGCAAAATCCGTCTCAAATTCCCTTGCAGTCTCAAGGAGGCTGGTAAAGAAGACATGGCACAACTTATGAATGTAGAGTAGAGTGGCACCTTCAATGCGAAGCTGACGGATGGCAGTATGCACAGCTGCCGCCCTGTTTTTCAGAAACAGCTCACAAGCCTTTGTGCACTGGCCAAGCCGAATTAGCTGAGAAACTGCTCTGCGAGTGGCCTTTGGACCACCTCTCAGGGAACGGTCTGGGGAGAGCTCAAAAACTAGCACCTCAGTAAGTTGTCGGACACGCTCATCCACTTTGGCCCTTAGTTCTTTTACAGGAGGTGGGCTGGACTTATCTTCTAGGTAATGGTTCAACTTATCCAGCAGGTCGACGGCCCCTTCAAAGTCCCTCTGTGCAATGCAGACATCCAGATCTTCAGGCAATTCCTGTATCCACTCCATTGAGAGATCCACTTTCTCTTCTTCTATCTCAGAAACAGCTGGTTCGTCGTCTTCTTCATCCTCAAATGGGTTACTGGTCTTGGCAGTCACTTGGGTTGGTCCTCGAGGAGCTGCTGCCTCCTCCTGTTCCCTTCGCCTTTTTTCACTGAGGGCCCTTTTAGTTTCCTCCAGCACTTCCAGCCACTCTCGTTTGATTTTAGCATTTTCCGCCTGAAAAATTCGGCTCTCGGGAAACATCAGCAGCTTGAACATGTCCTTCATGGGCGGGTTGTCCTTGACATTGACCACGGCCAAACCATCTAGGGGATAGAGGGCGTTGTAGCGATACATGCCCCGCCGCTGTGGCAGCCAGGTGGCCACCAACAAACAGTCGTTCATAAGGAAGCCGTGTACCCGCTGCAGTTGGGCCATGTGGTCCGCCTCATA is drawn from Saccopteryx leptura isolate mSacLep1 chromosome 1, mSacLep1_pri_phased_curated, whole genome shotgun sequence and contains these coding sequences:
- the EXOC8 gene encoding exocyst complex component 8, producing MAMVMSDSGANRLRRQLESVGFEARLYVKQLSQQSDGDRDLQEHRQRIQALAEETAQNLKRNVYQNYRQFIETAREISYLESEMYQLSHLLTEQKSNLESIPFTLLPAAAAAAAASGGEDGGGGVGGRDHLRGQAGLFPNSGGASRDCAGPGEEGKQRTLTTLLEKVEGCRHLLETPGQYLVYNGDLVEYEADHMAQLQRVHGFLMNDCLLVATWLPQRRGMYRYNALYPLDGLAVVNVKDNPPMKDMFKLLMFPESRIFQAENAKIKREWLEVLEETKRALSEKRRREQEEAAAPRGPTQVTAKTSNPFEDEEDDEPAVSEIEEEKVDLSMEWIQELPEDLDVCIAQRDFEGAVDLLDKLNHYLEDKSSPPPVKELRAKVDERVRQLTEVLVFELSPDRSLRGGPKATRRAVSQLIRLGQCTKACELFLKNRAAAVHTAIRQLRIEGATLLYIHKLCHVFFTSLLETAREFETDFAGTDSGCYSAFVVWARSAMGMFVDAFSKQVFDSKESLSTAAECVKVAKEHCQQLGDIGLDLTFIIHALLVKDIQGALHSYKEIIIEATKHRNSEEMWRKMNLMTPEALGKLKEEMKSCGVSNFEQYTGDDCWVNLSYTVVAFTKQTMGFLEEALKLYFPELHMVLLESLMEIILVAVQHVDYSLRCEQDPEKKAFIRQNASFLYETVLPVVEKRFEEGVGKPAKQLQDLRNASRLIRVNPESTTSVV